The Silene latifolia isolate original U9 population chromosome X, ASM4854445v1, whole genome shotgun sequence genome contains the following window.
AAGTATGGTGCAGGAGGAGGAAGAATTGACTCTGACTGAGGGTTTGGTGTTGTCTGATGATCCTAGTGCTTGGAAGGTTGCATCTAAGGGTAAATCTTCAACGAGATTGGAACCAATTGCAGAAGTTGAGTGTGAAACCGGGGAATGCTCTAAGTCCTTATTGAAGCTCTCGGTTGAAGATGTTCAGGATGAAATTGCGTATTGGAAACAGGCGATATATGGCAATGTTATGGGTGCAAATCCTCCCCGTGATGTTATTGAAGGATATTTGCGACGCATATGGTCTGCCTATGAAATCTCGAAGATCTCTTTCCTCCCAAATGGCTTGTTTGTGGTAAGGTTTGTTAAGCCTGAACATCTTAAGTTAGTCCTTGACAATGGAATGTTTACCTTTGATGGGAAACCTATTATAGTACGTCCTTGGGACCCTTCTGTTAGAATCTCTAAGGTCTCTGTAAAGAAGGTTCCCATATGGGTTAAGCTAGTAGGGCTGGATTTAAAATTTTGGGGTGCTAAATGTCTGGAAAAATTATCTGGTTTAGTAGGTCGTTTTGTCTGAATTGATGATGCTACTTTGGATAAATCTCTGCTAGGGTTTGCTAGAATCATGGTAGAGGTTGAAATAGACCAGGAATTTTTGTCTTAGATAGTTTTTGAGGATGAATTAGGTAATGAAGTGAGAGTTGTTCTTGAATATGATTGGTTGCCTATCACTTGTCAAAAATGTAAAGGCATTGGTCATAAGACTGCTAATTGTAGAGGACGAGCAATTGGTAATAGGAAGCCAGTGGCTACGCAACCAATGAGACAAGTCTGGAGGCCTAAACCTGTGGGTGCACCTCCTGCTGTGGATCCTGCTGAGTTTCCTCCACTGGTTCCTACTGTCAAGACCTCTCCTCACATTACCACCCCAGCTGCTCCTGTTCCTTCTACCCCTAGTATTACCCCTGCACAAATCCCTCATGGTTCAATTTTTACTCCTGCTAGGGTGATCACAAAAATAACTAGACATGAATCAAGGGTGGTAGATGGGAAGCAAGGGGAATTCTCTGTTAATTTTAATGCTGAGTTGGCTGAGGCTTCTGGTGCTGCTGAAATAGTTGATAAAGGAGGTGGTGGAGGGGAGGTTAACCCCCCCCAATGATTAAAATAGGagtttggaatgttaggggcctGAACAGTGAGAATAAACAGAAAGATGTTAAATGGTTTCTACAACAAAATGATGTGGATCTGTTTGGGCTCCTTGAGACCAGAGTAAAACCTGGATCTCCAAATAGAGTAGCTAGTCAGGTATGTTACAATTGGAATTATAGTACTAATACAATAATGCACCCTGGTGGGAGAATCTGGATCTTATGGAAGAATAATAAAGTTGATATTGAGGTCTTAGATATGGGGGCTCAATATATGCATCTCAATGTGAAGGATTTGAACACTGATCAGTGCTTTAGGGCTACTTTTATATATGCTTTTAATAAAGTTGAGGAGAGAGCTTCTCTTTGGCAAGATCTTATTAGGTTGAATGTGATTGGTCCTTGGATTGTATTGGGGGACTTCAACAATGTGATGTATGCTAATGAGAGGCTGGGTAAGATGGTCAAAGATGATGAAATGGTTCCTTTTCAGTCTACTGTGAATAGATGTGATCTCCATGATATGAAATCCACTGGTTCCTTTTTCACGTGGAATAATAAGCAGCCTAATGCCACTAGAGTCTTTAGTAGGATTGATAGAGTGCTAGTTAATGGTGCTTGGCTTAATTGGAATATTGACTGGAATGCTCACTATCACCCTGAAGGAGATTTTGACCACTGTCCTTGTATTATTTCATGTGGGGAGAATTTTGTTGGTAAAAAGAAAGCTTTTAAATTCTTTAATATGTGGGTTAAAGTGGAGGATTTTGGTAAGGTTGTTGCTGATTCTTGGCAGAAGCTGATTTATGGTTCCCCTTTGTTTAGAGTAGCCAGGAAACTCAAAGAACTGAAACCTAGATTAAAGGAGTTGAATAGGTCCTTGTTTTCTGATATAGAGAAAAATGCTGATGTTGCTTATCATCTGATGATTGACTGTCAGCTGAAGTTATAAGCAGACTCCTCTAATCTTATACTGATGGATAAGGAAAGACAAGTTAGAGAATCCTATCATATGCTTGATACTGCTAGAACTCACTATCTCATGCAAAAAGCTAAATGTAGCTGGGCTAAAGAAGGGGATACTAATTCTTCTATGTTTCATCAAGCTATCAAGCATAGGCAAATTCATAATATAGTGCTCTAAATTGAGAATACTGCTGGAATGATTTGTAAGGATCCAGAAGCTATTCTTCAAGCTTTTGTTGAATACTATAAAGAGCTGCTAGGGGCTAGTGCAAAAACAAGTGACTTCTACCCTCATGTGGTGACACATGGCAGTACTTTGGATACTGCTGACTGGGATGAGATGTGTAGGATTCCTAATGATGATGAGATTAGACTTGCACTGTTCGCTATTCCTAATGATAAGAGCCCTAGACCTGATGGCTACACAAGCTGTTTCTTCAAAAACAGTTGGCATATTGTTCATGATGATGTTTGTACTGCCATAAAGGATTTCTTTGCTAATGGGAAAATGCTGAGGCAAATTAATAGTACTACTCTGGTTCTGATTCCAAAGGTAGACAAACCTCAAACTGTTAAGGAGTTTCGTCCTATTGCATGCTGTAATACCATGTACAAGGTAATTTCCAAGATACTCTGTAACAGAATGAGTGATTGCCTACCAAAGCTtatctgtaacaccccgatttatgaaggagcctttagcaagacattccctaataaaccggactgttaccatctcggtttcccgaggtagtgaataacaaattaaactccaaggcaaaatatataattactttaacttaattattaccaaacctcttttacatcaaattacaaggaactaacataaatgaaagtgaaagtcttctaaatgatgatctagctactaagtcttctgatccagtgtctcacgcccatcaagctcccagcctatctcataaacccgtcaagccgctcccaatatttggatcgtcacggtgttcacgaatacagtggtcaaccacgaggttgagtagggaatacaatgaaacaacaaaatatgatatgcatgctcctccgtcacctccatctccatctcaactcatatctcataacccggaacacccagccataccgatccccggtagactatatatcgaccgtagccgatctccgACTCCATTTCATGTTGAGGACACCaaggcaagtcctgcagaacccgcccgggccttatcacaacatcatcttcaccacaccacatcaccacaacatcctccatctccaatgcatatgaatgctcaaaagaaattaatgcaacacaatatatatatctttgaactgatcaatcataaaatcatgccggttaccaaatgttgtgataacatactcaatacgatcaattcagtcaatcaccttccagtatatgaatcataacgtaaatcaacagccacgaagcaagtcaacgttcacagtttggtcatacgaaacacaaacaagtcaacacaattcaacatcaacgataataagtcaagtgtatttccctaccttttcgcaatccaagcacacacaagcaatcacttatgatccttcacttatccatcacctacataacataattatgtataattaccatctactcagtcaattaatcatgcacataacctagactcatcataacttaataggaatatcaatttaaagaacaaacacgacttttcctgattttcctgctcatggcagactcggtataaaatgaataactaattccagaaaattcgaattgatgcaaggccaattgaattggaaccccatgagtcttagatacaatttatatctaacgcgtttttctcaaatttcaaactTATCAaaggttttcagactgattttcaaaaactgacagaaaccgtcgcataaaaagtattgattcataaaacgagtttgacaaatgattcttaagtaaaaccaacgcctaactcatctaaactctttaaattaaatatatgaaaaagacccaacACCAATtaaatatctaaattatgttttagaagtaatctttcagcctctactgatttgcggactttttagatagacgttcacaaataatttcttcaggaaaaactacatggtgaaatgctaccaattttcacaggcataaactaggcttggaataaacatgagtctcttctttaactttttgcatcacatggctttaagacaggtaaaacactcaaataacacagacccacgaatctgtaaattgctgtaactattccattcatttatctcatacaatttataatcaaaaacccccaaaccaattctagggttacgaaaattatcccaatactactataattatgctaataattgaataaagaggtaataggatagtctacttacgaaataggatgagaataggctgagaaatcgcctctcaattcctcacgcggctcccttcacacacggctccctcttctctcttttctctcttttctcatgggtaaaatgaatatggtgatagggagattagggtttggttagatgggttatacatataggataggtgctattaagacgatacgggcctagcctagttagattaattaaaacccgagtcacataattacccgagtcacaaatacactacacgacccagctggtaactcggcctaatataatatcatattaaaataccgggtattacagtctaccctccttaaaagaaacttcgtcccgaagtttaccctctctaccaaccaacgcaaacgaattatgaaacgcatatacaaaagtatgtaaggcacccaccaaattgaatattaaacgcagtattacattccaccctccttaaaatatacttcgtccccgaagtttaaccatatgtaaaaacacatcatgtaacactccaacataacccacacaacgcataaccaatatagccaaaccgagaaatcacacatgaaagtataaagattttacaatcctaccctccttaaacatggttacgtcccagtaaccttcattattataacaaaagttctcaaactcgCTAACAaccgaaagaggataaaagattcacaactcacgttcaagttaactaatccctactaaagacaatcaatatacaagctctctcaaggaagctacgattATCTTTGCTACaaagacatcgccacggatcggagcaaaagccatgttgaataacttaagacatttcagtattaatctaaacactcttcatatcaatcaatacatgcaataacattcacaggatctgcttgtcaatctaatttatacattactactcaggttacaaagatgaagatgcttaggtgctcacatatggttcatgtcaaatagcatattttccaagaaatattggtcgaatgacgagtgacgaatgcacattgattggcaaattttacaagcttattggtcgagtcagtcaagcgagtaaacagcgatattggaaagttaacatacaatactatcatacttaaaatttcattcttggtgttaaatatatttaaactgcacccaacaccatgacataaaagattaaatgtatttaactacaccaattttacaaatattcattacatatcatgctaatatcaacataccatgttaacacacaactcacttaaatcaccacattacatttcccgttttgacattcgtaactaaccacaacccactaattcactacatgaacaaacaacatgactaaattaacccactatttgtgactccgttctagcttcattcccccagactagcaaatatcatgaaaccatacaaccggacACCTTTAAtttggaaatctcattccgaatttatactcacacgacaaaatttaacttcattttcaaaacttttactttcatactggacggtgaataactttcttaacataaatcttataacagagccgtccatagaatccatttgactcaaaatcagataaacttaactcaattccttcaaacaatacaagcttagatgtcgactcatatttcgtaatttacaggttcatcttattcatttcagtcctatctttactaatgaacaactattacctcaacatcaagattttagttgcacttctttactcagttatattcactgCTAGCACGACTacaacatttaatcggagacctttcagatagtacacattccctggtgacgtctcagcaaagcatacgattcgtaccatgatgtaaagcaagtaactacaaattaactgtgttcaatcaaaattttacctctttattacagatctatttatcacgggttgcatggtcacacaaaagtataagtaccaactcaatcacatgttaaattttaaaactatttatcacgtcataagaactagacaagagtttaaccatatagtcaatataagaagattattagtttagatcggaggcacattataaaattccctgttaaactccttacggaaccatcgactgtgcgtcatgagtaattaacttaataatgtagaagtcaaacaactgaaattacaattgaatattaatggttatatgattcacaataacaacaaaattacttccatatcacacatatatttaacattttagcaaccataccattcaattgtatccatcaactcagtataattcattttcagcaaaataaaagatatcgcataaacaacttaaacatgtacatat
Protein-coding sequences here:
- the LOC141618698 gene encoding uncharacterized protein LOC141618698, whose amino-acid sequence is MHPGGRIWILWKNNKVDIEVLDMGAQYMHLNVKDLNTDQCFRATFIYAFNKVEERASLWQDLIRLNVIGPWIVLGDFNNVMYANERLGKMVKDDEMVPFQSTVNRCDLHDMKSTGSFFTWNNKQPNATRVFSRIDRVLVNGAWLNWNIDWNAHYHPEGDFDHCPCIISCGENFVGKKKAFKFFNMWVKVEDFGKVVADSWQKLIYGSPLFRVARKLKELKPRLKELNRSLFSDIEKNADVAYHLMIDCQLKL